The Muribaculum intestinale genome includes the window GCGACGTAAAGGTGGTGCTCAAGCCCATCGCCGAAGTGCCCGCATCATGGCCCGGAGTAATCGACATGTTCCGCCAGACCCTCGAACATGAGCGCAAGGTTACAGCCATGATCAACAATCTCGCCGCGATAGCCAAGGCCGACAACGACTTCGCATCGGTCAACCGTCTGGTATGGTTTATCGACGAGCAGATTGAAGAGGAGGAGACTGCCCGCAACCTTATCCAGGCCACAGAGGCAGTAGAGGACAACAAATACGGCATGTACATGCT containing:
- a CDS encoding ferritin, whose protein sequence is MLSQKLQDAINEQINAELWSAYLYLAMSMDAESKGHNGVANWFFIQFKEEQDHARIFMNYLNSRDVKVVLKPIAEVPASWPGVIDMFRQTLEHERKVTAMINNLAAIAKADNDFASVNRLVWFIDEQIEEEETARNLIQATEAVEDNKYGMYMLDKELATRTYNTPSPLASAE